Genomic segment of Paenibacillaceae bacterium GAS479:
TCAGGCAATGCTTCTCTGACGATACGGTTGATTCGTTCCGCACCTTGGCTGCCTCCCATAATAAGAACTATCGGCTTATCGCCGTCAAATCCGCGTTGCTGAATGCCCCTCGCCCTGCTCCCCAGCTTCAGCTCCTCCCTTAGGATAGGTCCAATATGTTTGATCCTTTTATCGTTGATCCAGTAAATCTGAGACGTTCCCGCAAAGGTCGTACATATAACCTGGGCAAAACGGCTAGAAATCCGATTGGCTAGACCCGGATACAGATCAGGCTCAAAGATAAGGATAGGGATCCTTTTCGAGCGGGCGCCAATAACAACTGGAACTGCCACAAAACCTCCCAAGGAAAAGATAGCGTCCGGTTTGATCCGCAACATAAGGAATACCGCTTGCAGAATACCGAGAGTAAATTTGAATAAATCCGATACATTTTCCCAAGACCAGTATCGTCTCAGCTTTCCCGTGGAAACCGAATGGTATCGGACCGCATCAATCCCACCGACCAATTGACGCTCGATCCCATGCTTGGAGCCGATATAGTGGATTTCCCAGCCTTCTTTCAATAATCGCTGGAGCAGGACAAGATTCGGCGTCACATGTCCAGCCGAACCGCCCCCCGTTAGTACTATTTTTCGTTTCATGCTAAAAACCCACCTTGATGAAGCAACTGTCCGATCTCTTCATGCGACATCTTCCAATCATCCGAATGATACCCCCGCCGGATAAGCTCACTGCGTTGTCCACCATTCACTATCTTGTCACAGCTTGAATACGGGGGCATGATGACAAAATACCGCTCATCTAGATCCACAACATAATTACTTTCCGTTTCCGTGATCAACGTTTCATGAAGCTTCTCTCCCGGACGGATACCCACATATCGGATATTGACGGGTCCTCTGCCGGAGTATTGGATCATCACCCGAGCTAGATCCATAATATTGCACGCTCCCATTTTCGGGATATATACTTCTCCACCTTGGCTATTGTCCATAGCTGCCTGCAATATCTGAACCGCATTGCCCAAGGTTAGGAAAAATCTCGTCATTCCGGGATCGGTCACAGTAAGATCACAACCATCCTTAAGCTGCCGCTGGAACAAAGGAATGACGCTTCCGGCGGAACCCAGCACATTGCCGCTTCTGAAACACGCAAATGAAGTTCCAGCCGACCTTGCATTGGCGGATAAAATAAGCTTTTCACCCAACGCTTTAGTCATGCCGTAGGTGCTATTAGGATTAGAAGCTTTGTCAGTAGATACATACATGACTTTCCGTACGCCGCTTTCGATGGCAGCATCAATCACATTTTGCGTACCCATTACGTTTGTCTTAAGTGCGCTATCCGGCTGTTCTTCACAAATTGGGACATGTTTAAGTGCCGCCAAATGATAGACTTCGCCTACATCGGAGCAAGCCATCATTAATTCCGATTTATCCCGAATATCGCCAATCACGAATTGCAGCCTAGGGTCACCAATTTCGCGCTGCATCTGTACTTGAAGCGATTCGTTTCTAGAGAAAATGCGAATTTCCTTGGGTTGTTTCACCAACAGCTGCCTTACCAGCTCCACTCCCCATGAGCCTGTACCGCCGGTCACTAAAATCGTTTTATCCATAAATCATCTTACCTCCATCTGTCCATGGCTCGTTTCCAATCACACAGGATAAGTCTAATTCGGTTGTGTTACACCAGTTTGACGATCTGAGAGAACGACAAAAAGACTGCCAGAATCATCTGGCAGCCTTTGAACTTGATATTTTAACAGCGGTACTCGCTCCGCTTGCTCACTCGTTTCTCTAGTCCATCTATCACTTTCCTCTTACTTCCCACTTCGTAATTCGGCCCTGCGGCACCCATTCAACAACAAACACACAGTCATCGTCTACACATAAGCCATGCGGAGAGATGAAACGTCCGTCTACCCAATTCGCCGGGGGAATGCCAGGCCATCCAGGAACTTGCCAGATGGAGGGGTTTTCGCCCGTATGCGCGGAATGCTGGAAGCTGCCGTCCGTAATCGTAATTCGGCCGTTCAGGTCCGGTAGGATAAATCCGTCTTCACCAAAGGGAACCAAGTCGCAAGGGAGCAGGAAATCACCGCCATAAGCTTCAATAAAGGTGCCGTCCAGTTGGAAAGCGACGAAGCGCTGGTTCCGTCGGTCTGCAACGTATACTATTGGCTCCTCAGGACGAGTATCGATGCTCAATCCATGGGGCTCGTTTAAGGCATGCTCTGCCCCTTCCTTGCCACCCCAGTGCTGCAGCCAACGACCCGTTCGGTCAAAACGATGAACCGTATACTGTCCGTAACCATCTACTACGTAGATGTCGCCATTGGGGGCAACATCGATGTCCGTCGGCATATAATGCCCCGGTGTCGGGTAGATGTCGGGAAGCGGCGGGACGCCTACCGTAAACACCTCTTCCCCATCCAGCGTGTACTTGGCTATTAGATGGCGTGAAATATCGGTTAAGTACAAGTACTCTTGGCCATCCTCCTCCCTGCGGAGATGCATACCGTGAGCCCCTGCTGCAAAATCGCTTCCCCATGAATGCGAAAAATGTCCCGAACAATCAAACACGGCTACCGCATGCTGGCTCATGTTGAAAACATATACTCGCTTTTGAGAATCTACGGCGATTCCATGCGTAAATCCGAGCGAAACGTCTTCCGGAAGCTTCGCCCAGCCCGGCACGAGATGAAGGCTAATCGTTGAATTAGGCATGGCGCTTCACCAATAGCGGGAACAAAGGTCCTTTTAACGGCTGATCCTTCTCCAAATTCGATCCCTCCGTAACGATATGACCTTTTCCGTTATACGTGATCCCATCAGGCATATAAATAATGGCTAACGCCCGTCTTGGACGGTCGGTCGTATTCGCATGTGCATAGTGGAAAGTTAATCCGTTATGAAACGTACAGCTGCCTGCCTTAAGCGGTACGACAACGGGTTTTTGGTCGTCCAATTGCCCGCCTTCCACATAATCAAATATATTTTGAGGCTCCAAAAAGCTGATTCCGGTTAACTTGCCGAGTTTATGCGACTTGGGTACAAAAGCCATGCAGCCGTTTTGCTCATTGACGTCATCCAAGGCAATCCAGATGGAAAGCATGCCCCGCTCGGCCTCATTGACCGGCCAATAGGGAGTATCCTGATGCCAAGGAGTTGGTTTAGAATCACCTGGCATTTTCCAAAGTCCATGGTCATGGAAAAAGCGAATTTCATTGGACCCGGTCAAATCCAGCGCGGCCTTCGCAAACTTTTCATGAAAGCTGAATTTGCCCATCCCGCCATGGTCTCTCCAGGTATTCACCTTCTGATTCAACACCCGATAGTAAGCGCCGCCATTTTTATCGGTCTTTACAGAACGGCCGCTATCCTCCTGCATCGCTTCCTCCAGATACTCCCGAAGCTGTTCCAGCTCTTCGTCCGTAAGCATATTTTCTACTTTGACGAATCCATTCTCGCGATAGAAAGAAACCTGTTCATCAGTAATCTGCGCTGCAGGGGTACCCATCCATTGTAGCCTCCTTGGCTTGTGATATGCCCCTATCATACAAGGCGATGATTCAAAGGAGGATGGAGAGAAATCGGAAGTTTTTGTAATAAAGTCGAATGTGAAAATGCTTGTTGATGCCACCTGGGATTAATGGTTTAATTCAACTTAGAATAAAGTCGAAGACTAGGATGTGATTGTTATGGCCAACATCTATCGAGTCGACTACAAAACGTTATCCCCTTATGTCAGATTTATTCACGAGATCGTCGTTCATCCGGGAGCTCATCTCCACGAACGGTATATTTATGATCATGAGTTCATATTTGTAGTCAGCGGATCAGGCTGGCTTAGAATCGAAACCAATAAGTATCCCATGGAGCCGGGAGATTTGTTGTACATACGCCCGCATAAGCTGAATGAGATGTATGTATTCGAAAATGAGCCGATGCACTGTTTTGCCGTCCACTTCGATTATATGTTTCTTGGCGAATCAACCGATTTCTCCCCTTCCGTCTATTTAGGCCGGAGGCAAGGAGAGATCATTCCGGATGTGAATTGGCTAAAAGCCCGTCCGTATGCTGAATTAATGGATCTGGATATTCCCGAGCGTATGACGCCAAGCCGCATGCATTCGTTTCATGAAGCGTTCAAGGAGTTGGTCTTGCACTTTCAAGAGTCGAGAGCCGATGCTCATATTTGGCTGAAGTCCTCCTTGCTGCGACTGTTAGGGCTTGTTCATCACGAGCTGACCACTAAAGAAGGAATAAGGATTCATAATTCCCATGCCGATTTGATGCTGGAAGCTGTTCAATTTATGCAACAGAATTACACGCAAAAAATCGATTTGCCTATGTTAGCCGCAAGAGCCAATCTTTCTCCTAAATATTTTGGCTCTCTTTTCAAACAAGCGACAGGACAATCCGTATCCCAATATTTGCTCGGTCTGAGAATCGAGGAGGCAAAGCGAATGCTTCGCTTGCATAAATTTACGATCAAAGAAATTGCCGATGGGGTAGGAATCCCCGATTTGTTCTACTTCAGCAAGTTATTCAAAAAGATGGAAGGGCTTTCGCCTAAAAAATATGCAGAGTCAATGCCGCCGCTTATTCATAGCTTCTCTCCGAATCCGGGCTAAGCGGGTCTTTGAAACTTTGTTTTCATAGTTGTAATCTGTTTGTAATATTACCTTCAGCTACACTTCATTTATGCCGCTTATACTTACTTTCAGACCCCCCTTATTCATATATTCTCTCTGGGCCCGCCTTTAAGGCGGGCCTCTTTTTATGACCGCAAATAGTAAATTACACGGCTCGCGACAGGCGCGGGCTGCTTTTGTTGTGCTCACAACGACCAAGCGATAGCTAATTGGATCAACTAATCGGCTCAACGGCCGCCTTCAGCTCCACTTCAAGCTCTTGAAGGAAGGATAACTTCTGGCTCTCCGAGCTGCCAAGCTCCTCCGCCATGATGCGGACGAC
This window contains:
- a CDS encoding Polysaccharide biosynthesis protein, whose translation is MDKTILVTGGTGSWGVELVRQLLVKQPKEIRIFSRNESLQVQMQREIGDPRLQFVIGDIRDKSELMMACSDVGEVYHLAALKHVPICEEQPDSALKTNVMGTQNVIDAAIESGVRKVMYVSTDKASNPNSTYGMTKALGEKLILSANARSAGTSFACFRSGNVLGSAGSVIPLFQRQLKDGCDLTVTDPGMTRFFLTLGNAVQILQAAMDNSQGGEVYIPKMGACNIMDLARVMIQYSGRGPVNIRYVGIRPGEKLHETLITETESNYVVDLDERYFVIMPPYSSCDKIVNGGQRSELIRRGYHSDDWKMSHEEIGQLLHQGGFLA
- a CDS encoding UDP-N-acetylglucosamine-N-acetylmuramylpentapeptide N-acetylglucosamine transferase, with product MKRKIVLTGGGSAGHVTPNLVLLQRLLKEGWEIHYIGSKHGIERQLVGGIDAVRYHSVSTGKLRRYWSWENVSDLFKFTLGILQAVFLMLRIKPDAIFSLGGFVAVPVVIGARSKRIPILIFEPDLYPGLANRISSRFAQVICTTFAGTSQIYWINDKRIKHIGPILREELKLGSRARGIQQRGFDGDKPIVLIMGGSQGAERINRIVREALPEMLSSYQVVHICGAGKMDPSYNRFSGYIQLEYAHAELPDLMAMADMVVSRAGSNAIHEWLHLRKPMLLIPHVIGGARTGQLLNAHHFQNAGYAELLYEEELTKAAFLNAVNAVYRDRKIYSARMSRHETDGAVEKVMRIIHKEARSQKAEATI
- a CDS encoding hypothetical protein (manually curated); the protein is MPNSTISLHLVPGWAKLPEDVSLGFTHGIAVDSQKRVYVFNMSQHAVAVFDCSGHFSHSWGSDFAAGAHGMHLRREEDGQEYLYLTDISRHLIAKYTLDGEEVFTVGVPPLPDIYPTPGHYMPTDIDVAPNGDIYVVDGYGQYTVHRFDRTGRWLQHWGGKEGAEHALNEPHGLSIDTRPEEPIVYVADRRNQRFVAFQLDGTFIEAYGGDFLLPCDLVPFGEDGFILPDLNGRITITDGSFQHSAHTGENPSIWQVPGWPGIPPANWVDGRFISPHGLCVDDDCVFVVEWVPQGRITKWEVRGK
- a CDS encoding Ectoine hydroxylase-related dioxygenase, phytanoyl-CoA dioxygenase (PhyH) family, which codes for MGTPAAQITDEQVSFYRENGFVKVENMLTDEELEQLREYLEEAMQEDSGRSVKTDKNGGAYYRVLNQKVNTWRDHGGMGKFSFHEKFAKAALDLTGSNEIRFFHDHGLWKMPGDSKPTPWHQDTPYWPVNEAERGMLSIWIALDDVNEQNGCMAFVPKSHKLGKLTGISFLEPQNIFDYVEGGQLDDQKPVVVPLKAGSCTFHNGLTFHYAHANTTDRPRRALAIIYMPDGITYNGKGHIVTEGSNLEKDQPLKGPLFPLLVKRHA
- a CDS encoding AraC-type DNA-binding protein, whose amino-acid sequence is MANIYRVDYKTLSPYVRFIHEIVVHPGAHLHERYIYDHEFIFVVSGSGWLRIETNKYPMEPGDLLYIRPHKLNEMYVFENEPMHCFAVHFDYMFLGESTDFSPSVYLGRRQGEIIPDVNWLKARPYAELMDLDIPERMTPSRMHSFHEAFKELVLHFQESRADAHIWLKSSLLRLLGLVHHELTTKEGIRIHNSHADLMLEAVQFMQQNYTQKIDLPMLAARANLSPKYFGSLFKQATGQSVSQYLLGLRIEEAKRMLRLHKFTIKEIADGVGIPDLFYFSKLFKKMEGLSPKKYAESMPPLIHSFSPNPG